A part of Salmo trutta chromosome 15, fSalTru1.1, whole genome shotgun sequence genomic DNA contains:
- the LOC115149266 gene encoding dual specificity protein phosphatase 4 has translation MEENMVIMDELCEMDCNVLKRLLKDDSAKCLVLDCRSFLAFSAGHIRSAVNIRCNTIVRRRAKGSVSLDQILSGDEEVKARLKSGLYSAVILYDERTPDIDTVKDDSTITLVLNAVYRDTFGTEIFLLKGGYDRFFTEYPEFCLKTKTLSSFSTQSSLDSCSSCGTPQTSHHDQAGPVEILPFLYLGSAFHASKKDMLDGMGISALLNVSSNCPNHFEGVYQYKCIPVEDNHKEDISSWFIEAIEFIDSVKDSNRRVLVHCQAGISRSATICLAYLMKKKRVRLDEAFEFVKQRRSIISPNFSFMGQLLQFESQVLATSCAVEAASPSAASLGPKSSSSPTSPFIFSFPVSVVAHSQPSSLAYLQSPITTSPSC, from the exons ATGGAGGAAAATATGGTAATTATGGATGAACTTTGCGAAATGGATTGCAACGTTTTGAAAAGGTTGTTGAAGGACGACAGTGCGAAATGCCTGGTGCTGGACTGCCGATCATTCTTGGCGTTTAGCGCTGGACATATTCGGAGCGCAGTGAATATTCGCTGTAATACCATTGTGAGAAGGCGAGCGAAGGGCTCCGTGAGTTTAGACCAGATTCTATCCGGTGATGAAGAGGTCAAAGCCCGGCTGAAATCAGGACTGTACTCCGCTGTGATCCTCTATGACGAGAGGACGCCCGACATAGACACTGTTAAAGACGATAGCACAATCACTCTGGTGCTAAATGCAGTGTACAGAGACACATTTGGAACTGAAATATTTCTACTAAAAG GGGGCTACGACAGATTTTTCACGGAGTATCCCGAGTTCTGTTTGAAGACCAAAACGTTATCCTCGTTCTCTACCCAGTCCAGTTTGGACTCGTGTTCTTCCTGTGGAACTCCGCAGACGTCCCACCATGACCAG GCTGGTCCAGTGGAGATTCTTCCCTTCCTGTACCTTGGCAGTGCCTTCCATGCCTCCAAAAAGGACATGCTGGACGGCATGGGCATCTCTGCCTTACTCAACGTGTCCTCTAACTGTCCCAACCACTTCGAGGGGGTCTACCAGTACAAGTGCATTCCTGTGGAGGACAACCACAAAGAGGACATCAGCTCCTGGTTCATAGAAGCCATTGAGTTTATCG actCTGTGAAAGACTCTAACAGACGTGTGCTGGTGCACTGCCAGGCGGGCATCTCTCGCTCTGCCACCATCTGCCTCGCATACCTGATGAAGAAGAAGCGTGTTCGGCTGGACGAAGCCTTTGAGTTCGTCAAGCAGCGCCGCAGTATCATCTCCCCCAATTTCAGCTTCATGGGTCAGCTGTTGCAGTTCGAGTCCCAGGTGCTGGCCACATCGTGCGCGGTGGAGGCTGCCAGCCCCTCGGCAGCCAGCCTGGGCCCCAAGTCTTCCTCCAGCCCTACGTCACCCTTCATCTTTAGCTTTCCCGTCTCCGTGGTAGCACATAGCCAGCCCAGCAGCCTGGCCTACCTGCAGAGTCCAATTACAACCTCACCCAGCTGCTGA